The sequence below is a genomic window from Euwallacea similis isolate ESF13 chromosome 1, ESF131.1, whole genome shotgun sequence.
ctaaAGTGTCAAATTTGGCATTTTAGCCCTTTATTTTTCACACTTCTTCCCTCTATGtcaatttttacatttgtcaaatttttttaaaagatgtaaaaaaatgaacaaatatcAAATTGACATTTCGATTGGGATTGAAACGATGACAGGTAAAAACTAATCGCTAGTTATGACTTCCGAAAGTATaggaaacttaaaaatttccagCTCGTCGTTCACGTAGGTTAAAATTGGCAAACTCTGCACTTGTTAAatcatttgtaaaaaaaaacaaaaacacaccAAATTCCTGTTAGTTGTCTCTTCCAATTCTCCAGTACTTATAAATTGAATACTTATGCGAACCACCCTGTAATGTTACATAAATACTATACCCCAACATTgtgagaaaaataatacttcTAGGAACACAAATTTCTTTCCAAAATACCCTCAGTCTTGGCAGCCTAAACAGCCTTAAGGCACGATTTCGGCGTTGCTCCAGAACAGTCAAATGAGTTGCGCATTTCGGGCAACTGCGACCAGATCGATTCCATCCTATTTgccaagaaaattttaaaccaaatcAAACCGTTATATTTTCAACTTACCGCAACTTTGCCGGCACTTTGAAGTTGACGATGCTCTGAAAGAGATCATACTGATTCGTGGATACTTCACAAATAGTCTgaaattgtttcttttaacAGAGAGATCTAAAGCATTTTTGGAGAATAAATACCTGCgcataacttaaaaaatagagaGCGGAATCTTCATACTGGTCTACGCCACTGTAATGCACGTGCGGGTCTGCCCTGGACGCTGCTAAAAGGGCCtaacaaaaccatttttcagtTCAAtctaatatatatatatatatatataatgtaTTCGACAATCGATTGTACCTTAAACATTTATGGAAAACTGTcatcaaaaaatcaaataaaaaaagatttaaaaaaaagtaaaaatatcgaCCGTAAAAAGAGCTCAATCTTATTGAGTCCTCCTTAGTAAACCAGGCTATAAGCTGCGGGTATTTGATTTTCTGATGGACTTCGCTTTTGTCCTTGAAGTTTGACCTATCCATAGCCTTATCACGTTCTCTCTTCACAGGACATAAAATCTTTGGCGAGTACGTggcttaaataaaaaaaaaaacaaaagaggaAAAGCGCTAGTTTTGCCATGGAACGGACACGCTCGAACACACGTTGTTCAAATACTTCAATTACAAGTAAGAGAGAAGAAATACCAACTAAACCTGCGAGACCCagatacataaaaaaaaaatagagagaaaaaacaaattaattcagGTTATCCACTAgacacaaaaatattaaatttttttaaagaacacTCTGtttattatcataaaaaaaggaattaaaattactttcaaattaTTCACATGCCTGTACCTAAAACTTACTAGTTTCGAAATAAACACAGTTTTCTGTAAAACTATTGTTTCTCCACGATTAAGTTAACATTATTTAGTAGAATAGATGGCAATATTGACTTGATGTTTGTTTAGTGTGTTTGATGTTTGATTAATCGCTACAGCATTATTGATGTAACGTTttgtatgaaaacaaaatcttatttaaatattgaaaccGGTCAGGGTGTAAACATAAGAGAGTATTAAGTAAGCACGATTGTAAAGTAATTGGgatctaaaaatattcaaagggtagatgctatttaaaataacaatattgcTGTCACTTTTCAATATAAAAGGCAATctcggaaaaataaaaatattctagaTGAATAGATTAGGCTCATTTACGAACCAAGTTTTCAGAACGATCCTATGTTTTCTATAAACGACTAAGGTTGGTTCGAACAGTTTGtacattattttaactttaaactcaattaaaaaactcaGTTATCTATGGAAGGCAGATGCTTTCCCTTGTATAAACAATGAAAAGTGATCAATGACCTAGAAGAACTGCATGTGAGATCGTCTTTTAGAGTTTTATGGCCCCGTTTTGGTAAATGAGATATGAACCTAAGGCGACGAAATCCAAGGAAATGACGTTACCATGACCCCTTTACGTCTGATATGCCCAATTGAGCTAGTACATAAGAGATCTCTCTCTATTCTCAATCACTAGTCAAACTTTGaacatattaaaatacaaaagacCCACTTCTGTTTTCCATGGAGAACCGAGATTTTCTTATAAGTTAATGTAGAATGTAATTTCAACAAACCTCGTTGCCAATCCTGACGGCAGTCAACTCTTTCACGAGCAGCAATGCGCTTTCTCTCAATTTGAATTGGGAAATTGACGTTGTGCCACTAGCATCAATGTAACTATAGATCATAAattctctattaaaaaaaaaacacaatttaagCTAAACGATACTTACTGAGACAAACAATTAATGCTCGGTAATATCGAGTTGAAAGACTCAGTGGGCTGTGTGTGAAATGGAGACAACATTTTGTTTTCCGAAGTCCAAAAGCTGCCATAAGGAAGAATTGCTGACAAAATTGCGAAGGCGAGCTGGGCACCAAGACGTCCGTAAAAGATCGGCCTGAcataattaattcattttgtttaatttttaaagttacaAAATATATTGTAACGTATTTCAAACGTCAAAGTCTCCATAACATCGGAATGATAGGATCTCTTACAtgaaatattcttagaatCCTAAagtgcatttaaaaataaaataatatcataCAGAGTGTTCAATTTAAAGGTTTCAATTTATGTACCGCCACTtcgaataaattatatttgagtTGTATATCTCCACCAACTTTCATAACCAAATTTTCATAGCGAAACAAAACTTTCATAgccaaattttcagatttttcttgTTAATAGTATATCCATAATCAAACCAAGCAGTTTCCGGTGGAAGACCCTATATAATATTTTGGGTTAATTCCCTCAGCCCTCACCCTCACCTGGGAAAACCATCCTCAAATAAAGGTTCCACCAATAAACTTCTGGGGATCACCACCATATTCTTGGATGGGATGTACTTGATCCGAGGAGTGTCTCCCATTAGCTCCCTCAAAATAATCCCTTCAGACAACGtatttaaaagcattttctCTTCAGTGCGTCTACGCAATGTTATAGCGCTCTCCACTCCCTCGAAAAGATTCAACTTGATGATCTTCAGGGGACTGTAAAAGTCCCTCAGGAATTGTGCAGTTTTAGCGCCCTCCGGAAGACCCACGTGCAGTTTTATGGTGTTTAGCTACACAACAGACAATGCATAcccatttagaaaaattaggaaaatatgAGTATTGAACTCATACACCATATTTACTGGATTAAATATCATCAACGCAATATAATCAGTAAACTACGTATAACTTAACAATaccaaacatatttttttatttttagacagCCGTCGATGCATTAGGAGTGTCCTTATCTATggtatataaaattaaatcacaaGATACTTGAAATGATACAGCTGTAcaacttaaaaatagtcttgttcataaataatttcatgagTTGGACAATGTGACTATTTGCTTAAGTTTTACCATAACTTGGTTGGTAAAACTCGGTCTTAGTATTCCAGATACAGGCTGGAcgtcattttcaaaaaaaaacgtaagtggaAAGGATATCATATGCCTTTTCTCTCTCCGTCATTTCATTTCTAGCGAATTCAAGaaaccaatttttatataacacaTTTATTCatgaaagttttcaaattatgcaGCACACGACCTCCTTTCCTCCCCTCCTTCCTactcttaaaatttattttttaaagtggcATCCATCCGCCATCTTCAATTCTAACACCACCAAATATAcgttaaaaagtaatatttttgacaGTAACGTCATCATGACATCTTATGTTTTACATATACATCGCTGCACAAGCGCATGACGAATTTCTGGTGACAAAATGACAACACATGAGTACTAATATATGACACTCTCGTTGAAAAATATAAgaccaattttaaagaaatattgcCAATTGTTTGCTACTTCTTGTCTTTCTCAATCGTTGAATAtcacattcaaaaaataaaaggaaaggGAGATTTTAGAGGGTACAGTATATAGTTGTAAATATAGGAATAATTTAAGAggaaaaatgtcgtttttagTTAGTTTTCTAAAAGTTGTAAACTAACCTTATCCGCCAAATGCATCTGCAGATGCGAGGAGCGGGCGAAGGTGTGCAGCTTCTCTTTGACGATGCCTAAAATCAGACGGAAGGTGGCATTCAAGGTGTCTCGCGTGTCTTGGGTGACCGGATGACTTTTCTCCAGGTGGTATTCAGTGGCCAGAGGCATGTATTTACGCACTAATGAGGCACATAATTCCCATCTTTTTGTTGATCTCGAGACACCTTCAAGAATATTCAAACTTACTAATCAATTTatctctctctttttttttaaatgtatgtttgtggaaactttttttgttattttaacgCAAGTAATATCGCCTTAAAATTGTACCGTTTTATTAGGAAACACGTtgtaatgtttttaatgaaaactatTACAGATGTTGACTTTCAACAAGAATATCGttcattatgaaaaatttttcgtatttgttatatttctattaaattagtaACAAACacacatataaaaaatttgggTATTTTACGCATTACTCTGTAATGACAAAAAGAGACCAATTCTTTGAAGTCTTTGGTAATATTCATGGGTTAAACAGGAATATGTTTAAAGTGtctatcaataattttaaaacaaagttgTTTAAAAGATGTCTCAACCACAAAAAAGCAAATGCTGAGGTAGACCCGTTAGTAACGACCCATGTGCGAACTAAGGTCGCTAAGTCAACAAGTGAAATGTGATGTAGCGACAGAAAAATACATGAAGTTTGGAGCTAAAGTGAACAACGCATGATTATTGTCAGTTAAACTTGGAACCTTGTACTCTAAATTCTTAAGTTTCTGAAATAACCGTAGATTGGCAACAGAATCCTGGATTTCCCTTGTCCTTTTGGGACGATCTAATGGATCCCAACTAAAGCCGTCACCCTTGATGGTAAAAGGACGTTATGCCCCctgaattacttttttaaaccTTTCTAAATTTTGACAAAGGGCACAAAAGTTATGATAATGTACAAAACcatatttcatatttgtatccccttaaattttattggtataaattttgatatatctCAATTAATCTccttaaattttattcgctctacgtttatttttcgaatgttgaatctttaaatttatatctcaCAGAATTTTCATCTCTCTTAGGTAGGTTATACACTAGAGATGCATATGACGTAAGATATGCATCATGAGGTATATAATATTTACGGCTTGGAGACATAAACTCAGTCGCacttaatgcaaaaattttcattctgtGAAACATATTTTAGGGTGtactataataaaaatacgcgtaagtattaaaaaatacacctAAACTGTACTTACCGTAGAgctcaaaataaaacgaattcACCGCCGAAGTGTAAATATCAGATAAGTAGGGCAGATACTGTCTGACCAACGTCCATATGAGGTATCCATTCAAAGTGCGCCGGTCAGTTGAAGAGATTATCTGCGCCACCTCATCCAAGTACTCTTGTGAGGTCACTATGACCTCCGTGGTTTCAGACACAGTCACTTCTggatacattttttgtagGATGTCATAGAATGGGATCTGAAAATGAACTTTGGgcaaaaagaaaaggaaatatggaaaaataaatttagattgCTCAAATTGTGGTTTTgagctatttttttttagaagcTACATAGATAGCGTTTTTAGTTCGTTTACAGTCcgttaaatcaaaaataatcgCAATTACCGTGCTAGTAGTAATTTTCAAATGCTCCAACGCTGTGCTGTTCCGCTTGATCGGGTTACACAGAAGAGCCCCATCCGGCGTAACTTCCGCTATCCTTTTctcataattgaaaatatctttcgCGAACTTGGCAGCCTCGTTCCGAGTCGAACTCAACGAAATCACCACATCCCTGATGTAGTCCATGTATGCCACCAGCACCTGCACTGAGCCGAGTCTTAAGTGTGGCAAGAATACGAGAGAATGGTCGATGAGGTCACCTTGTCTTCGCTATCCCTAAAATAGTAATCCTTATCGGGCAATCCCAGACCGGAGGGAGAAATAACCATGGAATGGGCGTTAGGGGTGCGTGGGTCGGGTTCCACGTGCACTCTGAAAAATGGAGAAACCCCATAGCGGACTTGCAACTTGGAGAGCACTTCCATTCCATTGAAGTCAATGTCGGTCCAGTCGCGAAGTATGTACCAACCTCCTGAAAAAATTGcatgtataataaaattctttggtaggaaaagctttgaattttgagtaattaatttaagtaaaaaatgagagaaaaataaatccgcttaagagaaaatttattttattgaacgATCCGGTCTGTGGCACGGCTTAAGACGCCCTTGATCCCCAGGCATTGCCAAAGTAATTCGCATTCTCACTTACtttcgattttaaaattacaagagTGACTCACTCATTCGATCGCCGCCAAAGCCGGGCGTACGCGCAATTGTCTGCGTAACTGACATAAGAATTGCGacatttcgatataaaaaaaattacggcGAAAGTCTCGGCAGGGAAATCTCtgaaaaaatttcgaaaccgCCCATAAATTCTATCTCCCCCTATAGAGCCGAGAAAGAAGAGAAGAAAACGCGTTGTTGCTTTCTTTCCACAATTAACCGCTCGCCGATCAATAATACAGTTATTATTCAATTACAATTTCAATTAAGCAGTGATGTTCTGGTTCTATCCCGGAGACCAACAAGACTAGAATGATGCGATAGTGTGAAATCATGAGACGCCACTGATCTTAAAGACCACGTGTGTCTATCGCCCATATTGActagaacaaaaaaatctattaagaGGCGCGAAATGACCCAAATGGGGCGCATTTGCATAATAGTCGGAAACTCCGCTCACGCTGGTACCACTGCAATTTGAAGCGTGATCTATGGGACAGTCGGAAAGTGAAATGGAACCGTCTTAAAAACTATTCCGCCTACTAAAATTGTAAGATTACTGCAATGACCGTAGATTTCTCTTTTTTGCGGAAAAACCTAAAATGTAATACACATAGTCcattaatgttttaaagtgTAATGCGaggaatttgcaaaaatcgTAAGGTGATATTGATGCAAATGAGGTAGACAACAAAGTGACTAGTTCTGATAAGAACGTTTcctgttttcaaaaaatttcaatctaATTGCGCTTTGAGAGcctaaaattacttttaacatGTTAACAGGTCTACAGTTATCACAAATACAGACTACACCACTGAGTTAGTCACAGCCACAAACTTTTAGTGAGAAGAACTGGGATTTTTTTCcccaaatttatttatcaagaATCAGAGCAATACCAGGCGATATTTCGTAGTGATGAAACCCGATTGatcttaattatatttttaaaataattataaaattttaaaatatcaataaattatactGACAAAAACTAACTACGTCACTGAATTGCTAAATGGAAATTACTCTCAGATGCTATAAAACCTCAATTATTCAGTTTAAACCTTTATTTATCCTACACTTATACAAAATCACCTGCTTCACCATAAATGTAACAGGTGATATCTAATTAGAATGGAaccaacttttaaataaaataactttgtAAAAACTTAACCACCACAACAGTAAAAATGCGAATGTacttgtatataaaaaaatattaattatctcTCTTCCAAATGGACATAAAATTACACATTGACATGCTTATTGATCAAGAATCACACACTATTTGTGAACTTGTCACCATGAGTAATACGGTCATTTTAACCAAACCAAATTTAACAGCGACAtcaattttaaccaaattgACTACATCAGTGGTTTTTCCTAGGAAAATACAAACGGCAAATCTGAAATTAGCAAGCTTATATGTGAGGAGTCAGAAGCGTAACAGACATTATTTGACTGTTAAAATTCTCAGTCATACAGTTATTGGCTGTCTATTGGCCAAACCtatgaaaattctcaattagTGTTACAAACTAATTCTACCACCTAATTACAAGAGCAAAATATGAACGTCGAGGCTTAAAGATATAAATTAGTCTGACAATAATAGTTgtagaatatttcatttaagtGCCTAGCAGCTACGGCAGTCTATTaaagcaaaatctttaaaaaaaatttaatcaatgttattaacaaatttaaataaatatttgaaattgaattttgagaCTGGTCATCTTAACGACCAGATTTTAACCCTATTGACTCCAATGAAGGATTATGAATAACCCACAACAATCgaatcataataaaaatatatacatatatatatctATACCGGCCTAGACGTGCAATAATAGGCCCCGACCACTTTCGATGCCGATAATATAGATCCGGCGAATACTGAGGACGGACGTATCCGCCGGCCAAAAGGTGAAAGAAGAGATGTCGTCCgaaatttctccaaaaaaaataatgcaaaagaGCGACCTCACGTAACCGATTTCTTTGTTGGTCGTACGCAAATATTTGTTCAACAAAATGGAGCGGAATTGCGAATAATTAACAATGGGtgcatttttttgtcacaGTTAAGAGGAGGGAAGAAAACCGGAACAGTGCTGATTTTTTAGGTTATTTGAATCGTACGAAGGCAAGGTAAAGAAACAAAACTTACGCGATTCGCTCTTGATTATTTGGGTGCGTATCATCAGTCGGTTGAAGAGGGGCACCCTTCTCAATATAAAACCAGCTAAAACAGACCAGAGAGACCAAAACTTCCGGTT
It includes:
- the goe gene encoding protein gone early, with amino-acid sequence MSTKEALSIDPETLKNNGSALAKNCQLDDPKVDSTGNTEIDPCLNQSNDSKPRKTPLYEKCILNLQLRTGLSRKWVLVFGFLVVLCAVFILVILGLAVAWPRVPHMFGYDLCRNPACLRAASQIQENLNPLVSPCSNLWQAVCSQYGKTATSPVERPVWNLKEMLVLNELEKIKNLISTLEPPLHPGTVTWKMKHFYEACLDVDTIAIDSARPLTTIISELGGWYILRDWTDIDFNGMEVLSKLQVRYGVSPFFRVHVEPDPRTPNAHSMVISPSGLGLPDKDYYFRDSEDKVLVAYMDYIRDVVISLSSTRNEAAKFAKDIFNYEKRIAEVTPDGALLCNPIKRNSTALEHLKITTSTIPFYDILQKMYPEVTVSETTEVIVTSQEYLDEVAQIISSTDRRTLNGYLIWTLVRQYLPYLSDIYTSAVNSFYFELYGVSRSTKRWELCASLVRKYMPLATEYHLEKSHPVTQDTRDTLNATFRLILGIVKEKLHTFARSSHLQMHLADKLNTIKLHVGLPEGAKTAQFLRDFYSPLKIIKLNLFEGVESAITLRRRTEEKMLLNTLSEGIILRELMGDTPRIKYIPSKNMVVIPRSLLVEPLFEDGFPRPIFYGRLGAQLAFAILSAILPYGSFWTSENKMLSPFHTQPTESFNSILPSINCLSHYIDASGTTSISQFKLRESALLLVKELTAVRIGNEALLAASRADPHVHYSGVDQYEDSALYFLSYAQTICEVSTNQYDLFQSIVNFKVPAKLRMESIWSQLPEMRNSFDCSGATPKSCLKAV